The Streptomyces hundungensis genome contains the following window.
GGTCACCTCCACCACGCTGCACACCGACGACGACGGCACCGTCACCGCCCGTCCCACCGGCGACCGCCGGACCTTGGAGACCGGCCTCGTCCTGCGCTGTGTCGGCTACCGGGCCCGTCCCGTCCCCGGCCTGCCCTTCGACGCGGAAACCGCGACGATCCCGCACGTGGCAGGACGCGTCGAGCCCGGCGTTTACGTCGCGGGCTGGGTCAAACGGGGGCCGACCGGCTTCATCGGGACCAACAAGACCTGCGCCCAGGAGACGGTCGCATCCCTCCTGGACGACTTCGCCGCGGGCCGCCTCGCTCGGCCCCTGTCGACCGTGACCGCGGCAGGGAACGCCCTCGGCCTGGAGGACTGGCGGTCGATCGACCGCGTGGAGCGGGCGGCGGGCGAGGCCCAGGGCCGCCCCCGCGTCAAACTCACCGACACCGAGTCCCTGTACCGCGCGGCAGCGCGATCCGTTCCGGCGGTACGCGGCTGACGAACCCGGCGCTCGGGGCTCACCGGTGGCGGGGGAGCGCGTCAGTGCGGCCCGAGATCCGACACGCGCTGCTGCGGCGACACTTCCACGCCGAGGTCCCGCAGCGTCGCGTCGAGGATCGCCCAGACCGAGCGGCACAGCATCGCGCGCAACTCCTCCTCGGACTGCTCACGTCGCTCGTCGTGCGCCCACTGGTTGACCGCGGTGTCCACGAAACCCACGATGCCGACCGCGACCGAACGGATCGGCGCCTGCGGCACCCCGAGTGCCTTGAGAACCTCCCCGAACCGTTCGCTCAGCATCAGGGCGATGGCCGTCTTCGTGTCCGCCACCAGCGAGCCGTCACCCATCGCGTGCTCGGCGACTCCCATGTAGGCGTACAGGCGGGGGTGTTGGGCCACCCAGTCCAGGTGCGCGCCCACCACCCGGTGCACGGCGTCCTCGACGGTCCCCTCGAAGGTGAGGGTGGGCTCCATCCGCCGCATGAACGAATCCACCACCCGCCGGCGAATCAACTCGTCCAGCGCGGCCCGGTCCTTGAAGTGGCGGTAGAGCACCGAGCGCGGCAGCCCCACCCGCTCGGCCAGCCGCTGCACGCGAAAGCGCGTGCCCTCCTCCTCGATGAGCGCGACAGCCGCGTCCACCAGGTCGACCTGACGCCGGGCCTTGTGCTCGTCCCACCGAGTGGAGCGTCCGTCGATCTGCGGCTCTCCGCCGGTTCTGTCCGCCACGGCGTCAGGATATAGGACCGGCTCAGCGCGCCCACAGGTCCGGACCGCTGCCGACCTGCTTCGACGAACTACATTCGACCCATGAGTCGTTGGCAGGAATTGACCGGTGGAACATCCGGAGACGAGTACGCCGCGCGTTTCGAGGCGCTGGCCCGTGGCGGGAAGGACGTGCACGGCGAGGCGGCGTTCTGCGCGGCGCTGGTGGCTCCGG
Protein-coding sequences here:
- a CDS encoding TetR/AcrR family transcriptional regulator, producing the protein MADRTGGEPQIDGRSTRWDEHKARRQVDLVDAAVALIEEEGTRFRVQRLAERVGLPRSVLYRHFKDRAALDELIRRRVVDSFMRRMEPTLTFEGTVEDAVHRVVGAHLDWVAQHPRLYAYMGVAEHAMGDGSLVADTKTAIALMLSERFGEVLKALGVPQAPIRSVAVGIVGFVDTAVNQWAHDERREQSEEELRAMLCRSVWAILDATLRDLGVEVSPQQRVSDLGPH